The following coding sequences lie in one Gemmatimonadaceae bacterium genomic window:
- a CDS encoding DUF4403 family protein has protein sequence MPAALPGGGGVAVIPVKVTYVLRALRPALDSLFPVRDSLTAARCASAAGLVCHQYVYRRDSLTLRADGDRMSITTRLGYRAQLGVIGGARVASCGYAPEEMRRTDLAMSTALYWRKDWRIGSRDTRLAATLVDPCKVTALGVNATGTLQSIVDKQLATFAAQADSAIPQVAEFRTLADSLWKSFLEPTPLDSTNAMWLLIEPEAVRVTPFASNGPALTTTLVLYARPRIIAGAKPAVRARPLPGLALGTAPAEFTVPVTAELPFDELARQAAVLMQAETGKSSVRVDSVFVRGVQDSVFVDLAVSGAIKGRLSLTSRMRWDAAARELRLDDLDWTLQSRGALSRVTSTLAAPLVGRAIRKATNGGKIALGAQLDSTRAELLTVLNGTLAPGIVMGSSVREVQILSVTTSATAFVVRALLTGQSGVWIQ, from the coding sequence CGACTCCCTCACCGCCGCGCGGTGCGCCAGTGCGGCCGGGCTGGTGTGCCACCAGTACGTGTACCGCCGCGATTCGCTCACCCTCCGCGCCGACGGCGACCGGATGAGCATCACTACCCGCCTCGGGTATCGCGCGCAGCTGGGCGTGATCGGTGGCGCGCGCGTAGCCAGTTGCGGCTACGCGCCGGAGGAGATGCGTCGCACTGATCTCGCCATGAGTACGGCGCTCTACTGGCGCAAGGATTGGCGCATCGGCTCGCGCGACACCCGGCTTGCGGCCACGCTGGTTGACCCGTGCAAGGTCACCGCGTTGGGGGTGAACGCGACCGGGACACTGCAGTCCATCGTGGACAAGCAGCTCGCCACCTTTGCGGCGCAGGCCGACAGCGCGATCCCGCAGGTTGCTGAGTTCCGCACGTTGGCCGACTCGTTGTGGAAGAGCTTTCTCGAGCCCACGCCGCTCGATTCGACCAACGCCATGTGGCTGCTGATCGAGCCCGAGGCGGTGCGCGTCACACCGTTTGCCAGCAACGGTCCGGCGCTCACCACGACGCTCGTACTCTATGCGCGCCCGCGCATCATTGCCGGCGCCAAGCCGGCGGTGCGCGCGCGTCCGCTCCCTGGTCTGGCACTGGGCACGGCGCCGGCGGAGTTCACTGTCCCCGTGACGGCCGAGCTGCCGTTCGATGAGTTGGCGCGGCAGGCCGCGGTGCTCATGCAAGCCGAGACCGGCAAGTCGAGTGTCCGGGTGGATTCGGTGTTCGTGCGCGGCGTGCAGGACAGTGTGTTCGTGGATCTGGCGGTGAGCGGGGCGATCAAGGGGCGCCTGTCGCTCACGTCGCGCATGCGCTGGGACGCGGCGGCGCGTGAGCTGCGCCTCGATGATCTCGATTGGACGCTGCAGAGCCGCGGGGCCCTCTCGCGCGTCACGAGCACCCTGGCGGCGCCGCTCGTCGGGCGCGCCATTCGCAAGGCGACGAACGGCGGCAAGATCGCGCTCGGCGCCCAGCTGGACTCGACACGCGCGGAACTGCTCACCGTGCTCAATGGCACGCTGGCCCCCGGCATCGTGATGGGGAGCAGTGTGCGCGAGGTGCAGATTCTCAGTGTAACCACAAGCGCGACGGCGTTTGTCGTGCGCGCGTTGCTGACAGGGCAGAGTGGGGTGTGGATTCAGTGA